ATAATTGAAACACAGATTTTAATTGAAACAGTCAGAAAGGCTGTGTCAAGGCTGAATGATGAAGAAAGAGACATCATAGAGCGTTTGTATTTTAATGATGAAACATTATCGAGTGTAGCAAGAAGTAAGAAAGTGAGCTATCAAGCTATACAATGGCGAAAAAACAATATTCTTAAAAAGTTAAAGGTGCTTTTGAAAGAATTCATAAAGTAAACGCCTTGTAGATGGGGGCAGATTTTCCTTTATAAATTGAAGGGAGATCTGTCCTTATATTTTATTTAAGGAAGTGATGAAAACAATAAAGTTGAAGAGAATCTCTCTTAAAGCCGTTAGGCTATTGTTCCTTGAAAACTGAATAGACCATGACGGGACTTTTAATTACTTAGTGAGCGTAAGGAATTTACGCCATGACTTTCCTGCTGAAGAAATTCGGTTTAAATGAATACTGTCAAAGACAAGGATAGAAGGAAACGAGCGATAAATAAATTTTCTTAAAGCAAAGAACGAGGATAACTTTGCGAGCGATGACCTAAGTAATGATAATGATACTTCTTTAGTGAAAGCCGGCTCATCTTAACAGGGGCGGTGGTGAGATTCCAATGTTGCTTATCCTAAGCACCCGTTAATGTCATAAAACTTTAGATAAAATTATATGAGGAGGATTTAGAATGAATAATGAACTATTAAGATATAGCCTCCAATTATCTATGCTGTCTATGTTACTTTCTAAGCACTTGCTCAGTGATATTGAATATAAAAAGATAAAACTAAAGCTGATGAAAAAGTATAATATCTCTACAGAATTATATTTATAATGTTTTGCAAGTGTGGTATAATAGAACTGCATAGAAAGATACAAAAAGGAGGCAGTGCAGTGAAAAAGGATGTTAAAGTTATTAAAGGTGATACCACACTGAAAAGAACTGCATCAGGGTGTGTTCAACGCTCAATAAAGAGAGTGGCAGCTTATTGCAGAGTTAGTACGGATACTGAAGATCAGATTAATAGCTATAATTCTCAGGTAGAACATTACACAGAATTTATACAGAAAAATAAAGAGTGGACTCTTGCCGGAATATATGCTGACGAGGCGATAACAGGAACACAGGTTGATCGAAGAATTGACTTTCAAAGATTAATAAATGACTGTATGAACGGCGATATAGATATGATAATTACAAAGTCTATATCAAGATTTGCAAGAAATACATTAGACACCTTAAAGTATGTAAGAAAGTTGAAAGAGTTTAATGTTGCGGTCTTTTTTGAAGAGGAAAACATAAACACCTTAACAATGGACGGAGAGTTGCTTTTAACAATTTTAAGTTCAGTTGCGCAACAGGAAGTAGAGAACATTTCAGCCAATGTCAAAAAAGGTTTGAGAATGAAGATGGAAAGAGGAGAAATGGTAGGCTTTCAAGGGTGTTTAGGCTATGACTATGATCCGGAAACTAAAAGCATTTCTATCAATGAAAAAGAAGCTGAGATTGTAAGATATATTTTCAGAAGATATATTGAAGGTGTTGGCGGTATGGTAATCTCCAGAGAACTTGAAGAACAAGGATATTTATCGCCAAGAGGAAATAAAAGATGGACGGAAACAACAGTTTTAGGAATCATAAAAAATGAGAAATATAAAGGGGATCTTATGATGGGAAAGACCTATACGGTTGATCCTATTTCAAAGAGAAGATTGGATAATTTCGGAGAACAGGATAAGTTTTATATAGAGAACCATCACGAGCCAATCATTTCGGAAGAAGATTTTGAAAAAGCTCAAGGTATTAGATTAAGAAGGTCAAAAAACAGAAATACCGTTGCTAATAATGGCGGTAAGAGAGAAAAGTATTCAAGAAAATATGCTTTTAGCAGTATGCTTGAATGTGGATTTTGTGGTCATAATCTTTCAAGAAGAAATTGGCATTCGAGTTCAGAGTATACAAAAGTTATATGGCAGTGTGTCAATGCTACTAAAAACGGAAAGAAGTATTGTCCGCATAGTAAAGGGATTGAAGAAGAAGCCATAGAAAAAGCATTCATGGAAAGTTATCGTCAGGTATGCCACAATAATGTTGAAATTACTAATGAATTCCTTAAAACTGTGGAAGAAGAATTGAAAGACAACAGTTTAGCTAAAGACCTGAAGAAGATAACAAATCAACTTGATAAGATACTAAAGAAAGAAAAGGATCTTGTTGAGTTAAGGCTGAATGAGTCAATCAGCATGGATATATATCAGGATAAGTATAATGAAATAGCTATTAGTAAAGAGAAATTACTTGCAGAAAAAAGGACTTTAGAAGTAACACTCACTGATGAAAAAGCGTTGAAGAAAAGGCTCGAGGGGTTTAAAAAATTACTTGAGTCCAATAAATATCTTGAGGAATTTGATAGGGCAGTATTTGAAAGTATAGTAGATAAAATCATCATTGGGGGAACTAACGATGAAGGTGAAATTGATCCTGCAATGATTACTATCATATATAAGACTGGAAAAAAAGATTCTCAGGACGGAAGATTATTCAAGAGCAGAAGAAAAAATGCCAAGGAAGTTAATGAGGAAACTGACAACAAATTGTATCCTCATTCAAGCGACGAGGTTAATAATTTGTATTCCTATCCTATTGACAACACATGTGGAGTGCGTGGTATTGATGTCAAGGGTGAAGGACTAAAAGCACATAAAAAGGCTTGAAATCAAGGGATTCCGAAGAACTGTCCGGTTTGAACAGATAATCGGAATCCCTTTTTTAGGTAGTTTGACAACAGTTTTGACCACTGAAAATTAGAGGGTTATAACTACAGAACTGATTTTTGCCGTATTGAGACTACAGAAATGTTTTCAGAGGTGGCATTGGAAATATTGAGACTATGAAACTACTGTTTATCCAGTTAGTAATTTGTATAACAAGGGAACTGTTAGTGGGTTGATTTCAGACTAAAAATAGTTTATAATTAGTCCGAAAGAAGTGGAGGGAAGAAAAATATGGTAGATTCATACATTTACCTTGATACATACGTTTTGCAACAGGATATGAGGGTCAGGCTGCCGAAAGCAATTCTCTCGAATATGGGTGTCAAAAAAGGTAAGACAAAATTTGATATTTATTTAGATTCGAAAGATAATACTTTGGTATTTCGTATCCATAATGGAAATGAAGGAGCTGCTAACAATGACAAATAATTTGACTGCGGTTTCACTGTTTACCGGAGCCGGTGGAATGGATATAGGATTTGAGACTGCAGGTGTAAAGGTTGTATTTGCCAACGAACTGATGGCTGAAGCGGCTGCAACCTACAACGCTAATCATGCAGAAGGTGTCATGGTCAACGGTGATATTAATAATGTAATGGATACTCTGGATCAATATCAAGGTGTTGATCTTGTGTTCGGAGGTCCTCCATGTCAAGGGTTTTCTGTTGCTGGAAAGATGAATCCGGATTAAGCTGATTTTTACATTCCTTGATGTTGTTGAGAGAGTTCGTCCAAAAGCATTTGTAATGGAGAACGTTAAGGCCCTGGGAGTGCTGGAAAAATGGGAACCGATACGCAAGAGATACTTCAAAAGAGTTGATTAGTTGGGATATAATTGTGCGCCGTTTATTCTAAAAGCAACAGAATATGGTGTTTCTCAAAAACGAGAAAGAGTGTTCTTTATCGGGATTCGAGATAACGGCAATCCGTTTTTTACATATTTTATGAATGACTTTCTTCTTCAACAGAAAAACAAAGCTCCTGTTGTACGAGATTTATTAAAATCTTTAGGTCGAGCTGGTACAGAGCAGAATCCAAATACTTGTACGGCTAAAATTACGTTTGCCACACATCCAACTATGAGAAAGTCACCATACGCTGGTATGTATTTTAATGGTCAGGGAAGGCCGATTGATGTAGATGGGTATGCAAATACTCTTCCAGCTCCTTAGTAGGAAAATTTCAAACAAAGTATTATGAATATAAGCAAGAGAAAAAAGACGAACTGGATAACAAAGCAGAACTTTTTAATCTCTATGAATACATCTCTATTTATCACGACTTGCAGGGAGAAAAAGCAAGAGCATTAAAACCTTATGCAAGCAATAAAAAGATGGCTGCTGACCTTAGAAGATTTTCAAAAGCATTCTATTACCTTAGAGATAATAAGCTACAAACCATAGCAGACCCGCAAGAAAAAATAGGAACTCTTCAAGCAGAAAATAAGAACATCAATCAAGAAGTTAAGGTTAAAAGCAAAAGAATAGAAAACTTAAATAAGTGTTTCACTTATGCAGATATTATCAAAGACAACAAAGCAATCTATGAGGAATGGAGCAATAAAGCCTTATTCAAAGATAGCTTTTACAAGTACCATAAAGATGAAATAGACAAATACAAAAGAGCAAGGGCAATCCTTGAAAAAATAACAGGTTCATCTGCGATTAAGAGTAAAGATTGGCAAAAAGAAATGAAAAGTCTTGAAGATGAAATTACGAAGCTCAATAAACAAGCTCAAACTATCAAAGAAGAATATGAAAATATTAACCATATCAAATATGCAGTAAAGATAGTCAATGATGATTATGGAATAGATTTATCCATTGAAATAGACAAGGCAATCAAGCGTGGAGAGAAACCAAGTGTAATTGCACAGATTAAAAAGTACCAAGAGCAACAGGAAAAATACGAAAAGAAAAAAGAGAGAACAAAAGATAGTTATAGGAATTCGGAAAGGTAAGATGTTTTAACTTTATTAGGGGACTTTCAAGCACCGTAGGAAGCTGATATAGAAAAAATGATATAATGCATATGAATGGGGGCCTGATGTGAAGAAGAAACTAAAACCGTTAGTTGATCATATAATCTTAGTTTTATATTCAATTTGTATGTATATTTTATGGAAACTTTGTAAGTTAGGAGGAACACATTATTGGCTTAGAATGATGTTGCCTTTTGTGATTTTACTGATTATCTTACTGTTAGTCAGATTAATATTAAAACATAGAGGGTATCGAGCAAGTTATTTTAAATTCCGTTTTGTTTTATTTGTTGCGATAAGTCTAGTGTTTGGAGGAATGATAGTACATACAGCAATCCCTTATAATGGAGCTTTATCTTGGAAAATTGATGATTTTTTAAATCATAAAAAGATAAATTTCACTCATAATAATATTTATAAAAATGGTATTAATGGAGTGATAGACGATGTAGGAGAAAAAATTTCTTTGCCAGAAAAACTTTATGTATCCGATGATTTCTGTATTGAATTCACAGAAGACGGAACAATTACAAATGTAGAAACAATGCTATATGGAGAAAACGACAAGGGACAGTTGAAAGGCTTTTTGCTTTCTTATGATTATAAAAAAGAGAATAGAATCAATGTATGGCTTAATGAAGGTGAAGGTCTTAGTATTAATCCGGATAAGTTGTTAAATCCTTTTTTTGCAATTCTTAAGCAATCCTCTTATAAAGAACAAGTTCATAGTTGGAATTTGGTAAAACAGGATCAAACATACGCCTTTTTATATTCAGGAAAGCAAACGGTTAATTCAGAAGATGGACTCTTTATACTAGATGGAGATGCAGATGGTGATGGAAAATATAATTCAGGATTATCGACTTCTAAATTAGCAAGCGGAGGAGAATTTAATGGGTATAAGGCGTCTCTTTATATAAAAAATCACAAAGACATACCTTCTGTTAGTTATCTTATGGAGCCGCAATATATATCATCGAAAATGCTTGAAAATAGGCATAACAGCAAAATGCTTAAAGATGCAAAGAGTTCAAAAAGCTGGATTACAGATGAAAATAATGGTACGGTATACACCTTTACTCTTGATAATAAAAAAGTAGGATATAGGCTTAAAGTTGTGGATGCTGCGGCTGGTTCAAGGTTCTATGCATTAGAAAAAACAATAGATGGTGGGAATAATTGGAAAATGATTAATGAGAATCCTTTTATGGATAACGCAGGTGTAGCAGAAGGAATAATATTCTTTTCAAATGATTTTGGTTTTATTGGAATTCAGGGGGCATCTGGAGAATACTCTCAAATATATAACACAAAAGATGGAGGACTTACTTTTAGCGAGGTTAATTTACCTATGGATAAGGTGACCGATATACCAAAAGAGGGAAAAGAAATTGGACTAAAATTGGATGATTATAAGTATCTTTCTATGCCTGAAAGTAAGGGGAATAAATTATATATTACTGTTACAGTAGGAGAATATGAATCCAATGGGATTCAATTTTATTCTGAAGATGATGGAGAAAATTGGAATATTTTAACGAAATAAAAAATTTGAACTTGAGAATGATTTAGGTAGAATAAATGAAAAAATTTCTTTTTATTACTATGCTAGTTTGTTTTGTTGTAATAGACGGCTATACTGCTTTATTAGTTTTAGGTGATTTGATAATACCTACAACTACAATAGAAGTTACCAATCAAAGCGAGGATATTGTTGCAAAGGTAAAAGAGCAATTTAACATTAATTATGAGATAAAGGAAATTGAATATAGCCGGGTTTTCCAGATGGATATGAATTAGAAATATATGATTCTGTAGGAGCTAAAGAACATTTTTTTGAAGATGATGGATTTGAAAATAGTGAAATAGATGCTTACTTTCAGAAATTAAATATAGACACACCTAAATATTTGAAAGTTTTAATAATAGAAATCATTCTTGAATATCTTCTAATTATAGCAATAATTAGAAGATATAAAATCAAGCAAATAAATCACAAGAAGATAAATAGATATTAATGCTTATTTGTGAAGAAAGAGGTTTATAATTATGCCTTTAATCAGAAAGATAACAGTAATAATTATGATATTGTTAATTGTGGGATCTATTACATCTTGTAAATCTGAAAATTTTGAAGTTGAGCCACTTAATGTAAAAATAATTGATGATACTAATCCTGCCTTTAATTTCTCGGTTGCAAAATATGTTGAGCAATATAACAAGTATTATGAGAAAGATTATGGAGAAAAATATTTAATTCCAACTCCAGCTAAAGAGGCTGATTCATATGGGTTCAAGGAGGATGAGAAGCTTTTTTCTCTCCCTGAATTAGGAATATCATCAAAAGGTAGTGGCAATGAGGTAAGGCAGGTTACGATTACATTTGACTGGCACAGTTATTCTGATACATTATATAAAAAACATGAAAAGATGTCTTTTTACGCACTTAAAGTAGTATTGCCAGATATGAAAGATGACGAAATTAAAGAAATTTACTCTAAAGCTATGGATATCGGATATAATAATCCTAGAGATAAATGGTACGACCAAAATGAAGCACCATATGCGTTGTTTTATAGAGGAAATGTTGGGATATATACATATTTCTCGTTGGGTGAAAGTCAGTTTTTTTGTATTATACCGGTAACAAAAAATACACTTGAGGAGTATTCAAATAAAGATGTTAAGTTATTTGAAGTTAAAAAGTAAATGATTACAAGCGTTAAAATATTGTGATGGAATTCTACTAAAATATAAGAATAGCTAAATCTAAATTTGTTAAACTAACAATATAATAAAAATTAAAACAGGAACAGTAAATCAAGAAGGTTTACTGTTTTTTCTTTGCCCAAAAGATGGAAAGGAGGACTTATGGAAGAAGAAAAAAGAGGAACAAAAGCACCGCCTAATAAACGGTTAATTATGGATATTGGAAAGACAAAATACACTGTAAACTTGCATTTTAAGCAAGGAACAGGCGAAACATACAAAGATAAAATACTAAAGTTAATTAAGAGAGAAACAGAAAAGATATAAATTTATCAAAGAATTTTTATTTATGTCCTTGACAAATCTTCCCAAATGGGGCAGACATCCATGAAATAATCGTGATTTGTCGCAAAGAAGACTGCCCACCCGATATGAAACTGAGCGGCCTTCATGGATATCTTGGTAGCTTTGCATACCAGGACATGATGTATTATTACTGGGATATTTATGAATGGATTGCGAATACATTGCACTGAACGGATGAGGTGTTCATATCGAGTGTAACAATATTCAGCACGATATTACCTCCTCGTTAGTCTTTTACCGTTTCCATGATGTCCTCCAGTGTGCAGTCCATAGCTACACAGATTTTTAGAAGCACATCTGTGGTGATATTTGCTCCTTTGCTCAGTTTGGCAATGGAGGCCGAACTGACACCGCTTCTTTCGGCGAGATCACGCTTGTTCATGTTTTTATCTATCAGCATTTTCCATAATTTATTGTAGCTAATACGCATATCTTCCTCCTGCTTTGCGTGATAATAATAAGGAAATTACAAATCCTCTGGGTTATAAACATCGTTCAAAAAACCATAGCGCCCTTCGGTTTTGTTTCGTGAAAATCTAATCACATGGATACCGGCTTCAGCATTCTCGTCAGGAACAAACGGCATACGTTTTGTCTGTTCTACGATAATGACCTGGCGCTCATGAGCGTTGGCAATAAGATACTCAATGAAATTTTGCTTAATCGTATCGCTTTGTTCCTTGTGCTCTGCCTCGGATAATTGGGTCAGCGAGGAGTCTACCGCATAAAAACCGGGAGCATTCCTCTTCAAATCCAGATAACCTGGGCTGTAGTTGCTCGGAAATCATAGCATCAATATCATTTTTCTTTTCTTCCAGTGTGCGAATTGTAGTAATAATGGCTTCTTGCTGATGTTCTAAGCTTTGCTGTGCATCACTCAGTTCTGACAGATTACGTTTGATTTTTTCAAGTTCCGCTGCAGATGCGTTAATAAATGAGGTGTTCTGTACGCGTTCGGTTTCTTCTCCACAGATAGGGCATTTGACTTTTTTGCGAATTGCTGAAACAGTTGATGCGCCGTCAACAATAAAACCAATACGTCTTATGTCAGATTGGTATTGCTGCCTAAGAACGGCAAAATTATGTCCGACTGTCCTGGATTCAGAAAGTTTACCGTTCCACTCATAAATCTGTGTCATTAATTGCTGACTTTCTCGGGCAGCAGTATCCACTTGTACTTGTAATTTTGCGATTTCTTTTTTTATCTGCTCAACACTTGAACGAGGGTTTGTAATATTGGATGAAGAGAGTGTTTCCTCCAACGTTTCACGCTTTCTTGTCAACTCATCGACCTTTTCCTGAATATAGCCAATGAGGGCTTTCTTCTTTGCTTCGCTTATTTTTGGATCTTCATCTGCGATGAGATTGTTTGCATCCTGTCCTGTTAGAAGATATAACAAGACAGCAGCGGATGCCGTATGTCCAACACTCCCGGGTGCCAGCAATGCGGAACTTTCCCTTGCAACATCTGCTTGCCGGATAAAAAAGAGGTGAAGCATACTTCGCCATGTCAAGTCCTGTGTCTTTGATCCCTGTTCAGCTGAACGAACAGAATGAACCCCATCAATTCCAAGTAGATGAAGATACACGGCGTTGATATTCTTTTTTGCTTTATGACCTACGCTATAAGTACCATGATCAACTGTTGGATCGGTACCGCTGACAGTAATTTTTGTATCCCCTATTGTACGTTCGAGAATGACTGTTCCGTTTGCTGTTACCAAATGGAGTGCAATACGTTCATAACCATAGTTGTTATCTACGATTTTTGAAGGATGATTCTTTCTGGGAGTAAAGCCAAATGCATAATCCAAACAGTCCATCACAAGGCTCTTTCCGGTATTAGATGGTCCAAGAATAAAATTCAAACCCGGTTTAAAGTCAATTACTGTTGTTTTGTGTCCACCGCCGGACACGGTGAGTTTATCAATATAGAACCTATTCATGTCCGACCTCCTTTAATGATTGAATAGTAAGCTTGTTGATTTCCTTCAACAT
This genomic window from Solobacterium moorei contains:
- a CDS encoding helix-turn-helix domain-containing protein; translation: MRISYNKLWKMLIDKNMNKRDLAERSGVSSASIAKLSKGANITTDVLLKICVAMDCTLEDIMETVKD
- a CDS encoding DNA cytosine methyltransferase, with the translated sequence MTNNLTAVSLFTGAGGMDIGFETAGVKVVFANELMAEAAATYNANHAEGVMVNGDINNVMDTLDQYQGVDLVFGGPPCQGFSVAGKMNPD
- a CDS encoding recombinase family protein; the encoded protein is MKKDVKVIKGDTTLKRTASGCVQRSIKRVAAYCRVSTDTEDQINSYNSQVEHYTEFIQKNKEWTLAGIYADEAITGTQVDRRIDFQRLINDCMNGDIDMIITKSISRFARNTLDTLKYVRKLKEFNVAVFFEEENINTLTMDGELLLTILSSVAQQEVENISANVKKGLRMKMERGEMVGFQGCLGYDYDPETKSISINEKEAEIVRYIFRRYIEGVGGMVISRELEEQGYLSPRGNKRWTETTVLGIIKNEKYKGDLMMGKTYTVDPISKRRLDNFGEQDKFYIENHHEPIISEEDFEKAQGIRLRRSKNRNTVANNGGKREKYSRKYAFSSMLECGFCGHNLSRRNWHSSSEYTKVIWQCVNATKNGKKYCPHSKGIEEEAIEKAFMESYRQVCHNNVEITNEFLKTVEEELKDNSLAKDLKKITNQLDKILKKEKDLVELRLNESISMDIYQDKYNEIAISKEKLLAEKRTLEVTLTDEKALKKRLEGFKKLLESNKYLEEFDRAVFESIVDKIIIGGTNDEGEIDPAMITIIYKTGKKDSQDGRLFKSRRKNAKEVNEETDNKLYPHSSDEVNNLYSYPIDNTCGVRGIDVKGEGLKAHKKA
- a CDS encoding sigma factor-like helix-turn-helix DNA-binding protein produces the protein MVKEYYLYVRGQKVKVSEDIYKVYWREKEHEKYLEQVDKKNHLLFFSSLDHDGNFVDNLADESVDVEKIIETQILIETVRKAVSRLNDEERDIIERLYFNDETLSSVARSKKVSYQAIQWRKNNILKKLKVLLKEFIK
- a CDS encoding AAA family ATPase; translation: MNRFYIDKLTVSGGGHKTTVIDFKPGLNFILGPSNTGKSLVMDCLDYAFGFTPRKNHPSKIVDNNYGYERIALHLVTANGTVILERTIGDTKITVSGTDPTVDHGTYSVGHKAKKNINAVYLHLLGIDGVHSVRSAEQGSKTQDLTWRSMLHLFFIRQADVARESSALLAPGSVGHTASAAVLLYLLTGQDANNLIADEDPKISEAKKKALIGYIQEKVDELTRKRETLEETLSSSNITNPRSSVEQIKKEIAKLQVQVDTAARESQQLMTQIYEWNGKLSESRTVGHNFAVLRQQYQSDIRRIGFIVDGASTVSAIRKKVKCPICGEETERVQNTSFINASAAELEKIKRNLSELSDAQQSLEHQQEAIITTIRTLEEKKNDIDAMISEQLQPRLSGFEEECSRFLCGRLLADPIIRGRAQGTKRYD
- a CDS encoding transposon-encoded TnpW family protein — its product is MEEEKRGTKAPPNKRLIMDIGKTKYTVNLHFKQGTGETYKDKILKLIKRETEKI
- a CDS encoding WD40/YVTN/BNR-like repeat-containing protein; this translates as MKKKLKPLVDHIILVLYSICMYILWKLCKLGGTHYWLRMMLPFVILLIILLLVRLILKHRGYRASYFKFRFVLFVAISLVFGGMIVHTAIPYNGALSWKIDDFLNHKKINFTHNNIYKNGINGVIDDVGEKISLPEKLYVSDDFCIEFTEDGTITNVETMLYGENDKGQLKGFLLSYDYKKENRINVWLNEGEGLSINPDKLLNPFFAILKQSSYKEQVHSWNLVKQDQTYAFLYSGKQTVNSEDGLFILDGDADGDGKYNSGLSTSKLASGGEFNGYKASLYIKNHKDIPSVSYLMEPQYISSKMLENRHNSKMLKDAKSSKSWITDENNGTVYTFTLDNKKVGYRLKVVDAAAGSRFYALEKTIDGGNNWKMINENPFMDNAGVAEGIIFFSNDFGFIGIQGASGEYSQIYNTKDGGLTFSEVNLPMDKVTDIPKEGKEIGLKLDDYKYLSMPESKGNKLYITVTVGEYESNGIQFYSEDDGENWNILTK